DNA sequence from the Gloeocapsa sp. DLM2.Bin57 genome:
TTAGACGCTATCGATCGTATTGACTTAGCTATTGACGGAGCTGACGAAGTAGATCCCCAAAAAAACCTGATTAAAGGTGGTGGAGCTGCTCACACTCGTGAGAAAGTAGTTGATAGTTTAGCAGAATTATTTATTGTAGTTGTAGATAGTAGTAAAATAGTAGATGAACTCGGTTCAACCTTTTTATTACCAGTAGAAGTAATTCCCATGGCTGTTGCACCTGTAACTAGAGCTTTAGAGAAATTAGGGGGACAACCAGAATTACGTATGGGTATTAAAAAAGATGGTCCTGTAGTCACAGACCAGGGTAATCTAGTTTTAGACGTTAAGTTTAATAAAATCGACAACCCCGCTCAATTAGAACAAGAAATCAACAATATTCCAGGAGTCTTAGAAAATGGTTTATTCGTTGGTTTAGCCGATATAATTCTTGTCGGGGAAATCAAAGAGGGAACACCCAAAGTACGAGAATTTTAGAGTTTAACACCCACGACTGCAGCCGTGGGCTTTGTCTTTTAAACCTTACGAGAATAGTACTCAACCACGAGTAACTCATTAATTTGTAGAGGGACCCATTCTCTCTCCACTTTTCCGTTGACTTTACCAACCAAGGTGCTTTTGTCAAACTCTAGGTGACTAGGTAAATTAGCTAAGCCAGGATATTGCATATTCGCTTCTACTAGCTTGCGAGAACTTTCTTTATTTTTAACCGCAATCACGTCACCAGGACGACATTGATAACTAGCAATATCAACTATTTTACCATTAACTGTAATATGACCATGATTAATAAGTTGACGAGCACCGGGGATTGTTCCCGCCATGCCTAGACGAAAAACTGTGTTATCAAGACGCATTTCTAGAAGTTGTAACAAAGATTCTCCTGTA
Encoded proteins:
- the rpiA gene encoding ribose-5-phosphate isomerase RpiA, giving the protein MSQDADVIKLMKQEVGRIAASRVKSNSIVGLGTGSTSAYAIEYIGDRLKSGELENIVGVPTSFQSEVLAKKYGIPLTTLDAIDRIDLAIDGADEVDPQKNLIKGGGAAHTREKVVDSLAELFIVVVDSSKIVDELGSTFLLPVEVIPMAVAPVTRALEKLGGQPELRMGIKKDGPVVTDQGNLVLDVKFNKIDNPAQLEQEINNIPGVLENGLFVGLADIILVGEIKEGTPKVREF
- the rpsD gene encoding 30S ribosomal protein S4, which translates into the protein MSRYRGPRLRVVRRLGELPGLTRKSPRRQYPPGQHGQARKKRSEYAIRLEEKQKLRFNYGITEKQLVRYVRQARRATGSTGESLLQLLEMRLDNTVFRLGMAGTIPGARQLINHGHITVNGKIVDIASYQCRPGDVIAVKNKESSRKLVEANMQYPGLANLPSHLEFDKSTLVGKVNGKVEREWVPLQINELLVVEYYSRKV